One Streptomyces sp. R28 DNA window includes the following coding sequences:
- a CDS encoding ABC transporter ATP-binding protein, whose product MATATATTTEVAEDAAAVTYAARIEHVSKSFPVPGTRGGQQLVLDDITLDVAPGEFVTLLGASGCGKSTLLNLVAGLDRPSAGSIGTDGRPALMFQEHALFPWLTAGKNIELALKLRGVAKAERRPEAERLLELVRLQGAYGKRVHELSGGMRQRVALARALAQDTRLLLMDEPFAALDAITRDVLHDELTRIWRETGLSVLFVTHNVREAVRLAQRVVLLSSRPGRIAREWTVDIPQPRRIEDSAVAELSVEITEELRGEIRRHGQH is encoded by the coding sequence ATGGCCACTGCGACGGCCACGACCACCGAGGTCGCCGAGGACGCCGCGGCGGTGACGTACGCCGCCCGTATCGAGCACGTCTCGAAGTCCTTCCCGGTGCCGGGCACACGCGGCGGGCAACAGCTCGTGCTGGACGACATCACGCTCGATGTCGCACCCGGCGAGTTCGTCACCCTCCTGGGAGCCTCCGGCTGCGGCAAGTCCACGCTGCTCAACCTGGTCGCGGGGCTGGACCGGCCGTCCGCCGGCTCGATCGGCACGGACGGCCGGCCCGCCCTGATGTTCCAGGAGCACGCCCTGTTCCCGTGGCTGACCGCGGGCAAGAACATCGAGCTCGCGCTGAAGCTGCGCGGGGTCGCGAAGGCGGAGCGCCGGCCCGAGGCGGAACGGCTGCTCGAACTCGTACGGCTGCAGGGCGCGTACGGCAAGCGGGTGCACGAGCTGTCGGGCGGTATGCGCCAGCGCGTCGCGCTGGCCCGTGCCCTGGCCCAGGACACCCGACTGCTGCTGATGGACGAGCCGTTCGCCGCGCTCGACGCCATCACCCGTGACGTACTGCACGACGAACTGACCCGTATCTGGCGGGAGACAGGGCTGTCGGTCCTCTTCGTCACGCACAACGTGCGTGAGGCGGTGCGCCTCGCCCAGCGCGTCGTGCTGCTGTCCTCCCGCCCGGGCCGCATCGCCCGGGAGTGGACGGTCGACATTCCGCAGCCGCGCCGCATCGAGGACAGCGCGGTCGCCGAGCTGTCCGTCGAGATCACCGAAGAACTGCGTGGGGAGATCCGCCGCCATGGCCAGCACTGA
- a CDS encoding ABC transporter substrate-binding protein: MSAARPLTALRTLAVITALPLLLTACGYGAESTDSNKQTQVAADGKKLSVDEVNIGYFPNLTHATALVGIQEGLLQKELGGTTIKPSTFNAGPSEIEALNSGDLDIGWIGPSPAINGYTKAAGKNLRIISGSASGGVKLVVNPDKIKSLKDVKGKNIATPQLGNTQDVALLNWISEQGWKVDAQSGKGDVSVVRTDNKITPDAYKSGSIDGAWVPEPTASKLVAEGGKVLLDEGDLWPDKKFVITNIVVRQDFLKKHPDVVEAVLRGSVKTNAWINANPEKAKASANKALEELSGKALPAEVIDPAWKSITFLDDPLAATLDTEAQHAVKAGLLEKPDLKGIYDLAPLNKVLKADGKDEVDDAGLGVK; encoded by the coding sequence GTGTCTGCCGCAAGACCGCTCACCGCTCTGCGTACCCTCGCCGTCATCACGGCGCTTCCTCTGCTGCTGACCGCCTGCGGCTACGGCGCCGAGTCCACCGACAGCAACAAGCAGACCCAGGTCGCGGCGGACGGCAAGAAGCTCTCCGTCGACGAAGTGAACATCGGCTACTTCCCGAACCTGACGCACGCCACCGCTCTGGTGGGCATCCAGGAGGGACTGCTCCAGAAGGAGCTCGGCGGCACCACGATCAAGCCCTCGACGTTCAACGCCGGGCCCTCGGAGATCGAGGCGCTGAACTCCGGCGACCTCGACATCGGCTGGATCGGCCCCTCGCCCGCCATCAACGGCTACACCAAGGCGGCCGGCAAGAACCTGCGCATCATCAGCGGTTCCGCCTCCGGTGGCGTGAAGCTCGTCGTCAACCCGGACAAGATCAAGTCCCTGAAGGACGTCAAGGGCAAGAACATCGCCACGCCGCAGCTCGGCAACACCCAGGACGTCGCACTGCTCAACTGGATCTCCGAGCAGGGCTGGAAGGTCGACGCGCAGAGCGGCAAGGGTGACGTCTCCGTCGTCCGCACCGACAACAAGATCACGCCGGACGCCTACAAGTCCGGCTCGATCGACGGTGCCTGGGTGCCCGAGCCGACCGCGTCCAAGCTGGTCGCCGAGGGCGGCAAGGTACTCCTCGACGAGGGCGACCTGTGGCCGGACAAGAAGTTCGTGATCACGAACATCGTCGTCCGGCAGGACTTCCTGAAGAAGCACCCGGACGTCGTCGAGGCCGTGCTGCGCGGTTCGGTGAAGACCAACGCGTGGATCAACGCCAACCCGGAGAAGGCCAAGGCCTCCGCGAACAAGGCCCTGGAGGAGCTCTCCGGCAAGGCCCTGCCCGCCGAGGTCATCGACCCGGCCTGGAAGTCGATCACCTTCCTGGACGACCCGCTGGCCGCCACCCTCGACACCGAGGCGCAGCACGCGGTGAAGGCCGGTCTGCTGGAGAAGCCCGACCTGAAGGGCATCTACGACCTCGCGCCGCTCAACAAGGTCCTCAAGGCCGACGGCAAGGACGAGGTCGACGACGCCGGTCTCGGCGTCAAGTAA